The Lathyrus oleraceus cultivar Zhongwan6 chromosome 5, CAAS_Psat_ZW6_1.0, whole genome shotgun sequence genome includes the window ACcattcaaaaaataaaaaagataaagGATATAGAGAGAATGTGACACTCACCGCTCTGGCTGCCTCCTTCACCAGAAGTTTACCCTTGTGTTTTTCTATTGATTCAGTGCAGCAGGTAATGGCATTGTTGAGAACCAATATTCCTTGCTCCTGTCAAGATTGTAACAAGCTATGAATTGCTTAAACAAGGAGAAGTAACATAAAGAAAATTTTACAATACATGTTTAGGAGCGAATTTTTTTAGGACTGTTAAAACAAACTATTTAGAACTGCAGTGAATCAGGAAATGAACCGAACCTATCCTTTATAAACTGAACTTTTGAAACAGCTCACTAGCCGAACTGGATTTATGTATGCACATTTCATTAAACTGAAATGCTAATGACTACAGTTAATATCTCCAACTCAATCCGTCTGTGCACTCATTTGCACTTCTCACTATTCATCTAGAACCTATGAATGGATGCTTCACTCTGTTTTCACTTGCTTGCAAAAAATTTGTTCTTGACCCAAACGACTTCATCATTCCCTCAGGTAAGCTTTTTTAATCTATCCCTGATATAAACCTCAACACAGCATTTAATAGTGAGTTATGAAAGCTGGCCATTCAAGGTTGGCCACAACTCAAATAGCATAGCTAGCTAGTGATTGAACTAAGTATGTAGAATACTAGTAGTAAATCGGATTTATTCCCAAAGTGCAGTCCCAATCCCAATGAGTTTCTTCTCAAGAGCATTAATTAGTTGTAGGAAGATCATTAGTTTTCCTTGATACTGTATAACTTGCTGATACAATTACTGCTATGCTAGGTTCTAAATGACAAAATATGAGTTCAGTTGTTGTTTTTTTTGCAGTGTGCTGGGAACCAAGGTGAGTCTAAAAGCTTAGTTGGAGTCGTAGGTGTTAATCTTGTGAACTAGTTTTTGAACTCTTAAGCAAATGACCCTAGGCTGCAATATCATATCATTATTCAACCTATTTAATTAGGCTTGAGTCTATGTATCCTTACTTTATTTAAAACCCATAAACTTCAACAAGAACATCTAAAACTATATTTTGAATCAAAGAAACAGCTTGGTTCATAGTAGATGTTAAATTCATACACAGAAAAAATTTGGTTGAAACCAGAAGGTTATGTTTTTTAAGCCAGTTGCGCATGGTTTGTTTCAGTTCAGGATAACCGGATAAACCAGAATCGGTTTGATTCACCTTTTTGCAGTCAACAAAAGGTTTAGGTAGTCAACATTACAATGGCTTTTATGGCAATCATAATAGGGAAAAACAACAGCTGACCTAGTTTTACAATGAAAATACCCCCACAATCCAATCCAATAACACAAACATCCCTAGAAAATTCATAGATCTATAAACATAATCTTGATAGCCTCAAAATCCAAATGTGCAGTAAACTCAGTCCAAAAGCAATTATGAAAGCAAAGTTTAAATGAACATTGCACCAACCTTGTCAAGAGTCTGAGTGGTAAGCACATAAAGTGGGGGAGCAACAAGTTTAATTTTCACAGGACAGTCCTCATTTCCAGCAGCTTCAGCCTTCCGCATTGCCTCCTGCAAAACCAAATAATTATAAAGCATGATAAAACGCTAAAAGATAAGCAATAGCCAATAACTCAAATGAAAATAACAACCGCATAACATAAATGATTAAGACCTTAATGTGAATAACTCCATCAAACTGAAAACATTTCATTTCAATATCCGCCCTGATTTTCAATGGCTGAGGAGTCATTCGTCTTCGAATGTTCTTCACTAGAGAATCCTTCACTTCTTCAGAAACAGCAGGTACCACCTTGGTCACCTCTTGTCCATCAGGACCAACTTCCTTAATTTCCCGCATAAGACTGCTCAAAACTGTATCAGGATCAGTCACAACTATTTTGAACGCCTGCATCAAACAAAGTCCATGAGATAAAGTTCTCATTGTATAGACTCATTCAAGGTTATATTCCAATATAAGCAATTTTGATAGAGCTTAGGAAAGCTTATAGAAAAAACTTATGGCATGTCCTAGCTTATTTCATAAGCTCTCTAGGATAGCTTATTAAAAAAGATTAACTTAATTTCAATTTATGCTATCAAAATGCAGTAGCTTATACACAGACACTTGTAATCAAGGAACCATGAAAGAGTGTGATGAAAATGTTTACCTCAAAGGCATGTCCATATTTGCGGTACAAAGGCCAAGCAATGTGAATATAAAGGTCCTACAAAAACCCAATATATATCCAATCAACAGAATCAAAATACAAGCAAAAAAATATAAGAAAAAAAATTAGGGGTTTTATTAGGGTTACCTCTAAATCGAGGTTCAAGGTTTCAGCAACATGACGCATAATAGAGTGAACAAGTTTACTCTTATTATACCTTTCTTCACAAGCTTGAATATCTTCTTCAGAAACCCTACGTTTACTGAGATCGATGTAACCCTTTTCCTTATCAACACGAAGAACCATCACCGGTTCAATTCTACCCACCTTGATGAGACTACTGACACTACGAATTCGACGGCGAGAGAGTTCAGAGAACAGAATCATACCCTCGATGTTGTTGTATTCGAGGAGTGAAACGTAAGCACCCATGTCGGCTATGTTCTTGACCTGTATCATCACTGCCATGTCTACTTCTGGGTACCGTGCCTCGTACATGCGACATTCCAAATTCGGAGCCATTGATGTTAGGTTTTTGCTCTGTGTTTTCTTCTGTGAATCGCAGAGGATAACTGGTTTTGATTTTGTTTCTGTTTGGTGATGAATTGAAGTGTGAAATGAGGGTTTAGTTGGTTTTTCAGAGTGTGGCGAAGGAGGATATAGTGATGATAGAAATGGGTTATTGGTTTGGCTTGATGTTGTTGGGCTCTTATATGCATGTTAGGCCCAAAATAATGGTATAGCTCCGGATTAGATTTTTCCTATATCCAAACATTTATCTCTCAAGATTTGACTAAAATGTATATGTATAAATACTTTATTTGTTTTAAATTTTAACTTTTTTTCCTTCTTTTATTTTGATGTCTTCCAAGTCGGTAATACAGCTAAAAAATTGTTACATATCAGAACTCTTCAATCCAAATTATTCGGTCCACAGATATAAAATTGAAAGTATTTCTCTTTAGTTATTTGATATAAAAAAAGTCACTAGAAATTTTACCTCAAAGTTATTTGATACATACATTGTAACATCGGAAGTTTTGAGAGCAAGTTCTATGATATTATGATTCAAAATTACTCTTCGGAGAACTTACATACAAGTTATTCAGTGGAAAAAAAATAAACTATCAGATCACTTACCTCATAGTTATCTAAGGCGGCCAAATTTTTAGCCATCGATTATCTTTGATAATAGACATCCGGTTTGAATAATTTCTATAAATTTTATTAATGTGGTTTTTTTTCAATGGCGCAAACTCGAGAACGTGACGGTTGGATCCCAGTATGTGCATGTGTATGACGGACGCTCGAAAGGTGATGGATGGCGAGGATGAgcattgtcataccccaaaattcaccataCCCTTCACAATGATCATCTAGATCACTAATCCTAATCATTTGCATATCCTAATAAGCATTCATCTCATCTACATATTCATGCATCATAGTATATTCCATTTTCATTAAGAAACACAAAATCATGGATTCAAGGGTCTTGATCACACAAAACATTGAAGAGTGGTTGAGTCCTAAGATAGGGGTCTTCCATGGCATGTTTGGATTGGTGAACCCTCTATTTGGGTTATCTTTACCGTGGAGCATAAtgaaaaccctaattctttgGTGTTGGGTGTAAGCATCATCAAGGTCATTCAATCCTTAAAACAATAATTTACAGTTATGGCCTTATCATTCATTTATGTGTGCATCTAAGTTTGAGGTACATCTGATTCATCTGGTCCATTATGGTTGGTTCATGTGTTTGGAAGATTCATGGTCATATTTCATTGATTAAGGATTtatcgcatctcgaaaaatacgattcctcgcgatggtcgcggaaaaaattgtgttcgaacagagtcgccaccgaactttatttatcccaatgaagggataggaaaatatcgataaaacctttaggaaatggaataatggtcatcgcaaccatattcgggttcgggagtggattacgtaaggggaaggtattagcaccccttacgtccgttgtactcaacgggaaccttttagttatAATGTGTatttcgagtgttaatttatatttgtttgttatctttggggTTATAAATATTGagaatagaaatggatgagaacctcggaaaggagaaaggggaggtttttttttagtgtgctcgcgaagatacagcaatctcctgcctacgtatccttatggtataataaggaaatcagagcaatcgtagttcggggaactacggttggttggtgttttttaatgaacgactgtttagatcgcatcctaaaggctaaacgttggcttgtctactctcggcggaggcttaagcattagtttgttttgcgcatcagaaaggattaaatagtgttcttttttaaaagagttttgatcacacgagggtgacaagttgaattaatatgttggatgttttgattggttgagatgtttttggttggatgacgattactcggatagtcgagtaagacaactcgtatcctaacagtcgggaaagggaatagaagactctagaccactttctttttcatccttaattatagaaaggatttgataataattaaggtgttttaaatggatgacgaatactcggatgatcgagtaagacaactcgtatcctaataatcgggaaagagaatagaagactctagaccactttctgtttcatttgaatatttatgaaaataaggttgtatatggttgatgTTTTTTTAGAATAAACGATAAGTGCTCGAATGGCTAAGTAAGACAACTtatatccaagcatttgagaagaggagttgaaaactcaagaccatctcccttttcgtacagtttgttatgaaaatgatttgattaagttgtatgtttgtaaaaaatgacaactgttcgactgaccgagtaagagaactcataATCAAACAATTGgggagtgaagttgaaaactcaaaatcaATTCCCTTTTCATTTGGCTTACTGTGAAAAATATTTggatttaatcggggtttggaagtttgtagaaGAACGACAATCATTTAACTTACGGTATAAGTTGGTggaaaatgacaattgttcgaatgaccgagtaagagaactcgtatccaaacaattgaggagagaagttgaagactcaaagtcatctcctttttcatttcgttattatgaaatagtttgatttgttttggtTTAGAAGTTTGTAAAGGAACGACAATTATTGGCTAACCAAGTAAAAGAAattgtattcaaatagtcgaggagaaaaaattgaagactcaaagttatctcccttttcatttcttattatTGTAAGAATGTTTTGATTTGCTTAAGTGGATTAGAcatgacgactatttgactaaccgagtaagaaaactcgtattcaaataatcgaggagaggagttgaaaactcaaaaccatccccccttttcatttccaaataAAATGGTATTTAATTGTGATCAAGTATTTTCACTTAATTTTAATAAAGATTACTTcatgttggatcgaggttttaaatttgtgaATAAATTGAAGTGATTTTTGTAAATGAGTGTGAAATTGTGATAATATGAGAAAACGACCCATTCGTAATTATCGAAAACTTTTTTTAGGTTTAAATCGATTAATTAAGTTAATTGAAATTAATTACCAAAATTattcaattaaatcaaataatcaagttgattaaaattaaataatttaattaattttaattataattaGAAGGGATTAATCGCAATTAACTAATTAATCAAaatttaactaattaattaattctaATTATAATTAGAAGAGATTAATCGCAATTAACTAATTAATCAAaatttaactaattaattaattctaATTATAATTAGAAGAGATTAATCGCAATTAATTAATTAACCAAaatttaactaattaattaattttaatacTAATTAACCAATTCCACGGATTTCAATTTATGTGCAGTGTGTACATCATGTTATCCTGTTAAAAGAAAATCTAGGCTACCATAATTACATCATGTTATCCTGTTAAAAGAAAATCTAGGCTACCACAATTATATCATGTATCGAATGATTACCGCAAGCAACCGTAATATTCCAAAAGGCATGGCTAAATGAGACCCTGTAGCAATCATACCATTAATGTGTGCAGCAAAACACAGGTTGAACACAATATTTCACAAGAAATTAAATACTACCATTACAATTGATTACCTAATAACATAGTCACAATTTAATATTCAAAACTGACCAAATTTGTATAAACAAACAGGCGACGTTCATAACCAATGCTAATTAAGGAATTCAAAATGAAAGAAGAAGAAAGGGGATTATGTTTAATACGCAGGTAAAAACATTTGTCGGTTACGCAACCAACAGGAAGTAACAGCTTCCTACCCAAATCAAATACAAATTATCCCGTAAGAAAATAGAATTTTGGTTCAGAATTTACCGAATACGGAAATGCAAAGTTGAGTTCAGTGATGCCCACAACTTGGTGTCCCCACAATGTCTACCGAACCGGTGCATTCGCAGTAACCTATTAAACAATCCAAATCTTGGAAAAACAATGAAAACATAAACAGCAATTTAAAATCAGAATTCCAACAAATTCTATGACAGAGCGTGTATGAACACATATATTTTTTCTCCTTCTTAACCACAAAGTCTCTTGTACCCTTCCTGCTTATTCAAAACGGAAAAAGGGGATAGCATGATGTTGGTTTGCCTCATTTCCTAAATCAACTCAAAGACATTACAACAACAACACAAACCACCTAAAAATCAATTTCTCGTCTTTCCGGTTGTTAACAGCTTTTCAAGAATTAGATCCGGTGGATTCTGCGTGTTCACGGAAAGTTTGGAGAAAACAAACAATTCGGTGAGAGGTTTTTTAGTGGCACAGAGGCCGGAGAGTTGAGGAAGGCGGTTTGAAGTCGTAAGCTTGGACGAAGGAAAAATGTCGGCGGTTGAGATGGCGGAGGTTGTCGTCGGATGTTGGAGAGGTCGCCGGAAGTTGAAATGGAGGGTCGTTGTGTGGAGATTTCCGGCGGATGTTGGTGATGGTTGAGGAGCGGTAACGGTGAGTGGAGGGTGTTACGGTGAGCGGCGAAAGGAGGTGTTTGGTTTGTGAAGGAAGGGTGATGCGGTGTTGGCGGTGGTGTTTTTTTCTTTTTACAGAGAGAGTATATATTGAAATGGGTGACAATTTGGGAAAAGGAAAAAGTCCTTTTTTTAAGTTTGTTTTGGTTTTCCTTTTTTATCAGCAGAGAGAGGAGAGAGGCACGTGAGGGATGTGAGGTAACGTGGAAAGGTGAGTGAATCAGTCTGAGGGAGGAAACGTGTTAATGTGAGGTGAGTGAGACGTTGGAGAGTGTAGGTAGGTGGCGTGTCAAGAAAGAGTCTGAGTGTGGGTGACGTGTTAGAAAAAGAGGAAAAGGTTTTCTTTTAACTTTATTTTACTTTTCTTTTTAAAAGAAAATTCATTAAAAAATCTTAGGGattaatttaatttagaaaatgataataataaaacAAATCTCTAATTTGGAAattaaaacaaagaaataacaGGATTGAATATAAATAGAAGTCGGATGTgaatttgctcgaaaaattaaaccAGACAtactaaaatgatcagcacaaaatatacttattgaaaaaatacagcgtttattcaaattctgaaataaattttcaccggttaaaagactcaggcgggtcaaaatgcaacCGAAACAGTCGCTGAAAAATATAACAGGCATACCAGtttaaactacatgaaccgtaggttaataatactggtgtctcTAATTTTTATtctgaaactttttacccgctgattttacatgttcttgagaaatgatttaaccagtttgtctgtattttcaataaatttattctgactgatattttaggttttattcatgatgaaatgcatggcatgctgtgcatatgatgcaaattaaaaatggaatcgattttacaaaaaattaaatatgcccggacaaaattggggtatgacagctgcccctatttcattatcttgaactagaaggtaagaatgacaacagtcttcatacattcgtagtggaagataattaaatatgaaaagacccaaattttgtctttttgaaatgcaaggaagaaatgcagaaagaaaatgcagtgagaaatataGTAAGAAAAGTTATCAAAAGGTAAAACGAGACAGCCAAGACTTTCTGGGAAacgtcagaacagtatcttggacaTCACAGTCAAGATATGTTAGTAATGGAGTGACTTCCCTAGCTAAATCTCAAGATTTTTCAGGATGCTAGAGCAGTATAAAGAAAATCTGGCATGCGACTCTTCATATTGATGGAGcagcatctcaacagtaaaagtgagattctctgtatcgagtcgaagcagcatcttatatgatagaattaagatgttccagcaagggaaagataccttaattgaatctaagactctccgaggatattagagcagtatctctaaaaaaatatgaaatgagactcttcatattgatgaagcagcatctcaaatagtaaaaatgagattctctgtatcgagtcgaagcagtatcttatatgatagaattaaaatattccagcaagggaaaaatactttaattgaatctaagactctccgaggatattagagcagtatctctaaaaaatctgaaaatgagactcttcatattgatgaagcagcatctcaaacagtaaaaaatgagattctatatatcgagtcgaagcagcatcttatacgatagaattaagatattccaacaagggaaaaataccttaattgaatctaagactctccgaggattttagagcagtatctctaaaaaatctgatatgagactcttcatattgatgaagcagcatctcaaacagtaaaagtgagattctctgtatcgggtcgaaacagcatcttatatgatagaattaagatattccagcaagggaaaaataccttaattgaatctaagactctccgaggatattagagcagtatctctaaaaaaatctgaaatgagactcttcatattgatgaagcagcatctcaaacagtaaaagtgagattctctgtatcgagtcgaagcagcatcttatatgatagaattaagatattccaaacaagggaatgataccttaattgaatctaagactccccgaggatacttagagcagtatctctaaaaaaatctgaaatgagactcttcatattgatgaagcaatatctcaaacagtaaaaatgagattctctgtatcgagtcgaagcaacatcttatatgatagaattatgatattccagcaagggaaaaataccttaattgaatctaagactctccgaggatattagagcagtgtctctaaaaaaatctgaaatgagactcttcatattgatgaagcagcatctcaaatagtaaaagtgagattctctgtatcgagtcgaagcagtatcttatatgatagaattaaaatattccagaaagggaaaaatactttaattgaatctaagactccccgagga containing:
- the LOC127084005 gene encoding eukaryotic translation initiation factor 2 subunit alpha homolog; protein product: MAPNLECRMYEARYPEVDMAVMIQVKNIADMGAYVSLLEYNNIEGMILFSELSRRRIRSVSSLIKVGRIEPVMVLRVDKEKGYIDLSKRRVSEEDIQACEERYNKSKLVHSIMRHVAETLNLDLEDLYIHIAWPLYRKYGHAFEAFKIVVTDPDTVLSSLMREIKEVGPDGQEVTKVVPAVSEEVKDSLVKNIRRRMTPQPLKIRADIEMKCFQFDGVIHIKEAMRKAEAAGNEDCPVKIKLVAPPLYVLTTQTLDKEQGILVLNNAITCCTESIEKHKGKLLVKEAARAVSERDDKLLAEHMAKLRQDNEEVSGDEDSEEEEDTGMGAVDVDNGNAITE